From the genome of Sulfitobacter sp. DSM 110093, one region includes:
- a CDS encoding porin, with protein MKLTNLSVLTLAATFALGASTAQAVEVTGGSVGLSYSAFADDTDFNRLGLDGSVELGFSRNLGLQADAGYNDFDASGADGHTLGLHGIYHMDQATSFGAFYTREDIEGEDADILGVEAGYEMLNWEFEGYIANVDTDLGDGTLGGLKARYEMAQGFGLTGSYDHFGSDGDDLSRFAVRLDRDVSPTTNLFLEVGSAKADVGGISDSEPFVGLGGEIAFGAGRGTTFDQRGIARLIPGL; from the coding sequence ATGAAACTCACAAATCTTTCCGTGCTGACGCTTGCCGCGACCTTCGCGCTTGGCGCGAGCACTGCGCAGGCTGTCGAAGTGACCGGTGGCTCTGTCGGCCTGTCCTATTCGGCCTTTGCCGACGACACCGATTTCAATCGCCTTGGGCTTGATGGCTCGGTCGAACTTGGGTTTAGCCGCAATCTGGGCCTGCAAGCCGATGCGGGCTACAACGATTTCGATGCTTCCGGCGCTGATGGCCACACATTGGGCCTGCACGGCATCTACCACATGGATCAGGCGACCTCATTCGGTGCGTTCTATACCCGCGAAGACATTGAAGGCGAAGATGCGGATATCCTCGGCGTCGAAGCTGGCTATGAAATGCTGAACTGGGAATTCGAAGGTTATATCGCCAATGTCGACACTGATCTAGGTGACGGCACGCTGGGTGGCCTTAAGGCCCGTTACGAGATGGCACAGGGCTTTGGCCTGACGGGTTCTTATGATCATTTCGGCAGCGACGGCGACGATCTGTCCCGTTTTGCCGTGCGTCTGGATCGTGACGTTTCGCCGACGACAAACCTGTTCTTGGAAGTCGGCTCTGCCAAAGCGGATGTCGGTGGTATCAGCGACTCTGAGCCCTTCGTCGGTCTGGGCGGCGAGATTGCATTTGGTGCCGGTCGCGGCACGACCTTTGACCAGCGTGGCATCGCCCGTCTGATCCCCGGTCTCTAA
- a CDS encoding Re/Si-specific NAD(P)(+) transhydrogenase subunit alpha, with protein sequence MKIGTPKEIFEGENRVAMTPESALQLQKLGHSCVIETGAGAAAGFDDAAYEAAGVEVAKTAAALWKAADVVAKVRPPSDAEVKRLRASQTLISMFNPAGNTELMEAAAKKGATVMAMDMVPRISRAQKMDALSSMANIAGYRAVIEAGNNFGRFFTGQITAAGKVPPAKVLVVGAGVAGLAAIGTSTSLGAITLAFDVRPEVAEQVESMGAEFVYLDFEEEQADGSASGGYASVSSPEFREAQLAKFRELAPDVDIVITTALIPNREAPELWTEDMVAAMKPGSVIVDLAAEKGGNCKLTKMDEKVVTPNGVTIIGYTDFPSRMATQASTLYSTNIRHLMTDLTPEKDGVINHDMEDDVIRGATITHEKAVTFPPPPPKVAAIAAAPKKEKVKEKTPEEKRADELAAFKAQTKNQVTLLAVGAAVLLGVGLVAPASFMQHFIVFVLAVFVGFQVIWGVAHSLHTPLMAVTNAISSIIILGALMQIGSNSALVIILAALSVFMCGINIFGGFLVTRRMLAMFQKS encoded by the coding sequence TTGAAGATCGGGACACCAAAGGAAATATTTGAGGGCGAAAACCGGGTCGCAATGACGCCGGAAAGCGCGCTGCAACTGCAGAAACTCGGGCATAGCTGCGTCATTGAAACGGGTGCCGGTGCGGCTGCGGGGTTTGATGATGCTGCTTATGAAGCCGCAGGCGTTGAAGTGGCGAAAACCGCTGCCGCCCTGTGGAAGGCCGCCGATGTGGTCGCCAAGGTGCGCCCCCCGTCTGACGCCGAGGTAAAACGCCTGCGTGCAAGCCAGACGCTGATTTCAATGTTCAATCCTGCCGGCAACACCGAACTGATGGAGGCCGCCGCCAAAAAGGGCGCGACCGTCATGGCGATGGATATGGTGCCGCGCATCAGCCGTGCCCAGAAGATGGACGCGCTGTCGTCCATGGCGAATATCGCGGGCTACCGTGCGGTGATCGAAGCGGGCAACAACTTTGGCCGTTTCTTCACCGGACAGATCACTGCGGCGGGCAAGGTGCCGCCTGCGAAGGTTCTGGTCGTCGGCGCGGGCGTTGCGGGCCTTGCAGCCATCGGCACATCGACCTCATTGGGCGCCATCACGCTTGCCTTCGACGTGCGCCCCGAAGTGGCCGAGCAGGTTGAATCGATGGGCGCTGAATTTGTCTATCTCGACTTTGAGGAAGAGCAGGCAGATGGCTCCGCCTCGGGTGGCTACGCCTCTGTTTCCTCGCCAGAATTCCGCGAAGCGCAATTGGCTAAGTTCCGCGAGCTTGCGCCCGATGTGGACATCGTCATCACCACGGCGCTGATCCCCAACCGCGAAGCACCCGAGCTTTGGACCGAAGACATGGTCGCGGCGATGAAGCCGGGCTCTGTCATCGTTGACCTTGCAGCAGAAAAGGGCGGCAACTGTAAGCTGACCAAGATGGACGAGAAGGTCGTGACACCGAACGGTGTGACCATCATCGGCTATACTGACTTCCCCTCGCGCATGGCGACACAGGCCTCGACGCTCTATTCCACCAACATCCGCCACTTGATGACGGATCTGACGCCCGAAAAAGACGGCGTTATCAACCACGATATGGAAGATGACGTGATCCGTGGGGCAACCATCACCCACGAGAAGGCGGTCACCTTCCCACCACCTCCGCCCAAGGTTGCAGCCATCGCAGCAGCGCCGAAGAAGGAAAAGGTCAAGGAAAAGACCCCCGAAGAGAAGCGCGCCGACGAATTGGCGGCCTTCAAAGCGCAGACCAAAAATCAAGTCACGCTTTTGGCCGTGGGTGCGGCAGTGTTGTTGGGTGTGGGCCTTGTTGCCCCGGCCAGCTTCATGCAGCACTTCATCGTTTTTGTATTGGCGGTCTTTGTCGGTTTCCAAGTGATCTGGGGCGTGGCGCACAGCCTGCATACGCCGCTGATGGCGGTGACCAACGCGATCTCTTCGATTATCATTCTGGGCGCGCTGATGCAGATCGGCTCGAACTCGGCATTGGTGATTATTCTTGCTGCTCTGTCGGTCTTCATGTGTGGGATCAACATCTTCGGCGGCTTCCTCGTGACACGGCGCATGCTCGCCATGTTCCAGAAATCCTGA
- a CDS encoding NAD(P)(+) transhydrogenase (Re/Si-specific) subunit beta, with product MEYGFTTAAYVVAAVLFILSLGGLSGQESAKRAVWYGIAGMALAIVATLIGPGAGFWLLSLILIAAGGAIGYQLATRVQMTQMPELVAAMHSLVGLAAVFVGYNAHIELGNVLAMDEVARASTEGFAALLAKKDSVEIAILRVELVLGIFIGAVTFTGSVIAYGKLAGRVSSAATKLPGGHMLNAAAAAISLICLIWYFNTGGFLPLFVLTLAALFIGYHLIMGIGGADMPVVVSMLNSYSGWAAAAIGFSLGNDLLIVVGALVGSSGAILSYIMCKAMNRSFVSVILGGFGGTSGPAMEVEGEQVAIEADGVAQALNEADSVIIIPGYGMAVAQAQGAVSDLVKKLRARGKNVRFAIHPVAGRLPGHMNVLLAEAKVPYDIVMEMDEINDDFPNTDVAIVIGSNDIVNPAAQEDPNSPIAGMPVLECWKAKTVFVSKRGQGTGYSGIENPLFFKDNTRMFYGDAKASLDKLLPLID from the coding sequence ATGGAATACGGATTTACGACAGCGGCCTATGTGGTCGCAGCGGTTCTCTTCATCCTGTCGCTCGGCGGTCTGTCGGGGCAGGAAAGCGCCAAACGCGCCGTCTGGTATGGCATCGCAGGCATGGCGCTGGCGATTGTTGCCACGTTGATCGGGCCGGGGGCGGGGTTCTGGCTCCTCTCGCTGATCCTAATCGCTGCGGGCGGCGCCATTGGCTACCAACTCGCAACCCGCGTGCAGATGACGCAGATGCCCGAACTGGTTGCGGCGATGCACAGCCTCGTTGGCCTTGCCGCCGTTTTTGTCGGCTACAACGCCCATATCGAACTGGGTAACGTGCTGGCGATGGACGAGGTGGCGCGCGCGTCGACCGAAGGCTTCGCCGCGCTCTTGGCCAAGAAGGACAGCGTTGAGATTGCGATCCTGCGGGTCGAACTGGTCTTGGGCATCTTCATTGGTGCAGTAACCTTCACCGGCTCGGTTATCGCCTATGGCAAGCTGGCAGGGCGCGTCAGCTCTGCTGCGACAAAACTGCCGGGCGGCCATATGCTGAACGCTGCTGCCGCTGCGATCTCCTTGATCTGTCTGATCTGGTACTTCAACACCGGGGGCTTCCTGCCGCTGTTTGTGCTGACGCTGGCCGCACTCTTCATCGGCTATCACCTGATCATGGGCATCGGTGGTGCTGACATGCCGGTCGTCGTGTCGATGCTGAACAGCTACTCTGGCTGGGCCGCAGCGGCGATTGGCTTCTCGCTTGGCAATGATCTGTTGATCGTGGTTGGCGCTTTGGTCGGTTCTTCGGGTGCGATCCTGAGCTACATCATGTGTAAAGCGATGAACCGTTCGTTCGTCAGCGTGATCCTCGGCGGCTTTGGCGGCACATCCGGCCCGGCGATGGAGGTCGAAGGCGAGCAGGTGGCGATCGAAGCCGACGGCGTTGCACAGGCGCTGAACGAGGCCGACAGCGTCATCATCATCCCCGGCTACGGCATGGCGGTGGCTCAAGCTCAAGGCGCGGTCAGCGATCTGGTCAAGAAACTGCGCGCCCGCGGCAAGAACGTCCGTTTCGCCATCCACCCAGTGGCGGGCCGTCTGCCCGGGCACATGAACGTGCTCTTGGCCGAGGCCAAAGTGCCCTATGACATCGTGATGGAGATGGATGAGATCAACGATGATTTCCCCAACACGGACGTGGCGATTGTCATTGGCTCCAACGACATCGTGAACCCTGCCGCTCAAGAAGACCCCAACAGCCCCATCGCTGGCATGCCGGTGCTGGAATGCTGGAAGGCCAAGACGGTCTTCGTCTCCAAGCGCGGGCAGGGCACCGGGTATTCGGGCATCGAGAACCCGTTGTTCTTTAAGGACAACACGCGCATGTTCTACGGTGACGCCAAGGCGTCGCTCGACAAGCTGCTGCCATTGATCGACTGA
- a CDS encoding DUF3422 domain-containing protein — protein sequence MAPIKDHPQRLALTGEMHARPFPQLAAPSRVAFLAVKFAPTTDPKSELNALLAHYGAPRADLEAKHYYGEMGRFTLKWEQHTEFVTYTVIAQAGDTTAFAPTDFEVFPEDWLAAVQGERITSALVAVLPKPGDDAEIAGHLHDWFVPESLAVAEVLEGASVVASDFRIDPAGHMRLALFIEAGTGQRRIGRIVQRLCEIETYKAMSMLGFMEARGMAMALNDFDGQLSSLMGAMRSGAGTSAEETLHALLDVSVALEALTADTAYRFAATEAYEAIVYQRISALREERFMGRQGFGEFMMRRYEPAMRTVKSTETRLQTLSGRALRAAELLRTRVDVERSAQNQAILASMDRRADLQLRLQHTVEGLSVVAISYYAVSLVSYLLYPLAEPLEVSKGLLTAVVTVPVVLGVWWTLRHLRRKIG from the coding sequence ATGGCCCCGATCAAAGACCACCCGCAGCGCCTTGCCCTCACCGGCGAAATGCACGCACGCCCGTTTCCGCAGCTCGCCGCGCCCTCTAGGGTGGCGTTTCTGGCCGTCAAGTTTGCGCCCACCACCGATCCAAAGTCGGAATTGAACGCCCTGCTCGCGCATTACGGCGCTCCGCGCGCGGATCTAGAAGCCAAACACTACTACGGAGAGATGGGCCGCTTTACCTTGAAGTGGGAGCAGCATACGGAATTCGTGACCTATACGGTCATCGCGCAGGCGGGCGATACGACCGCTTTTGCGCCTACAGATTTCGAAGTCTTTCCCGAAGATTGGCTGGCAGCGGTACAGGGTGAGCGGATCACTTCTGCACTGGTTGCTGTATTGCCGAAACCCGGCGATGACGCCGAGATCGCCGGGCATCTTCACGATTGGTTCGTCCCCGAGAGCCTTGCCGTGGCTGAGGTGCTGGAAGGGGCTTCGGTGGTGGCTAGTGACTTTCGGATCGATCCCGCAGGCCACATGCGGCTGGCGCTGTTTATCGAAGCGGGCACCGGGCAGCGACGGATTGGGCGCATCGTGCAACGCTTATGCGAGATCGAGACCTATAAGGCCATGTCGATGCTGGGTTTCATGGAGGCGCGGGGCATGGCCATGGCTTTGAATGATTTCGACGGGCAGCTTTCCAGCCTGATGGGGGCCATGCGCAGCGGGGCGGGCACCTCGGCCGAAGAGACGCTCCACGCGCTGCTGGACGTGTCTGTGGCGCTTGAGGCGTTGACCGCCGACACCGCCTATCGCTTTGCCGCGACGGAGGCCTACGAGGCGATAGTCTATCAGCGCATCTCGGCGCTGCGGGAAGAGCGTTTCATGGGTCGACAGGGCTTTGGCGAATTCATGATGCGGCGCTATGAACCCGCCATGCGCACGGTCAAATCCACCGAGACGCGGCTGCAAACACTGTCAGGCCGCGCCCTCCGGGCTGCCGAACTATTGCGCACGCGGGTGGATGTGGAACGTTCGGCCCAGAACCAAGCGATCCTTGCCAGCATGGACCGCCGCGCCGACCTGCAATTGCGGCTACAACATACGGTCGAGGGGCTGTCTGTGGTGGCGATCAGCTACTACGCGGTGTCACTGGTCAGCTATCTGCTCTACCCGCTGGCAGAGCCGCTGGAGGTCAGCAAGGGGCTGCTGACCGCCGTGGTCACCGTGCCGGTTGTGCTTGGCGTGTGGTGGACGCTGCGCCACCTGCGGCGGAAGATCGGCTGA
- a CDS encoding YeeE/YedE family protein, translated as MFESFGFEETTAKEASVLLAALIGLAFGVLAQRTRFCFRRSLVGEDRRQALGVWLTALALAVIGTQAAVAAGWISFDAHRFMASEVPFLAIGIGGLMFGAGMVLTRGCISRLTVLTGGGNLRGALVVLVFAVVAHATLKGVLAPLRVALGSVTVDMGESVGLATLPGGALVWGGLIAVAALAYALRSGNRPGQLVMASLIGLLVPAAWVGTGFILLDEFDPIAMESLSFTSPSADTLFWTIASSSIPAGFGTGLLGGVFVGALIASLIAREFQWQSFDAPRQTGRYLTGAAMMGVGGVLAGGCTLGAGLSGVPTLSVAAIEAIVMIALGGLAMQALLSRSSAAGGAASTTRQAQPAR; from the coding sequence ATGTTTGAGTCTTTCGGCTTTGAAGAGACGACAGCAAAAGAGGCGTCCGTTCTGCTGGCGGCGCTCATCGGGCTGGCGTTTGGCGTCTTGGCACAGCGCACGCGCTTTTGCTTTCGCCGCAGCCTCGTGGGCGAAGACCGGCGTCAAGCGCTTGGGGTCTGGCTCACCGCGCTGGCGCTGGCGGTGATTGGCACGCAGGCCGCCGTGGCCGCGGGTTGGATCAGCTTCGACGCGCATCGCTTTATGGCTTCTGAAGTGCCGTTTCTGGCGATTGGCATCGGCGGGCTGATGTTCGGCGCGGGCATGGTGCTTACGCGCGGCTGCATTTCACGCCTCACGGTGCTGACAGGCGGCGGCAACTTGCGCGGGGCGCTGGTGGTGCTGGTCTTTGCCGTGGTGGCCCATGCGACGCTGAAAGGTGTGTTGGCACCGCTGCGCGTGGCTCTCGGCTCGGTGACTGTCGATATGGGTGAGAGCGTGGGCCTTGCGACCCTGCCCGGCGGTGCGCTGGTTTGGGGCGGTCTGATCGCCGTGGCGGCGCTGGCCTATGCGCTGCGCTCGGGCAACCGTCCGGGGCAACTGGTGATGGCCAGTTTGATCGGGCTTTTGGTGCCTGCCGCATGGGTCGGCACCGGGTTTATCCTGCTGGATGAATTCGACCCGATCGCCATGGAGAGCCTCAGCTTCACCTCCCCCTCTGCCGATACTCTGTTCTGGACCATCGCGAGCAGTTCGATCCCCGCGGGCTTTGGCACCGGGCTTCTGGGCGGCGTGTTTGTCGGCGCGCTGATCGCCAGCCTGATCGCGCGTGAGTTCCAGTGGCAGAGCTTTGACGCCCCGCGCCAAACCGGACGCTACCTGACCGGCGCTGCCATGATGGGCGTGGGCGGTGTGCTGGCTGGGGGCTGCACCTTAGGCGCAGGTCTATCGGGTGTCCCCACGCTTTCGGTCGCGGCCATCGAGGCCATCGTGATGATCGCATTGGGCGGGCTGGCCATGCAGGCGTTGCTCAGCCGATCTTCCGCCGCAGGTGGCGCAGCGTCCACCACACGCCAAGCACAACCGGCACGGTGA
- a CDS encoding ABC transporter permease encodes MTEQPIPASPVEADLEFMKALQDKGPQKPPRSQWRDVWDQFRKHKGALFGGGFLIFITLAVIFGPYIWDIDAKKLDIRNKNWRPIYTLLWNGDANAGWSHPFGTDQLGRDILAQMLFGGRVSMAVGWMAMALALIIGTAVGVLSGFFKRMDFWLMRFTDLILSLPILPLVLLAVTLFGQPLRSQFGPEGGMFILIVSVISLTSWMQTARIVRGDILALKEREFILAARSIGTTPSKIIRRHLLPNVISPIMVSATLGLATAIITESALSFLGVGFPSDFPTWGKQLADAVDRMQEFPERVMLPGIAISLTVLAVNYLGDGLRDALDPRIRGR; translated from the coding sequence ATGACTGAGCAACCCATTCCCGCCAGCCCGGTCGAAGCCGACCTCGAATTCATGAAAGCCCTGCAAGACAAGGGCCCCCAGAAGCCCCCGCGCAGTCAGTGGCGCGATGTTTGGGACCAGTTCCGCAAGCACAAGGGTGCGCTTTTCGGCGGCGGTTTCTTGATCTTCATCACGCTCGCGGTGATCTTTGGCCCCTATATCTGGGACATCGACGCCAAAAAGCTCGACATCCGCAACAAGAATTGGCGGCCGATCTATACGCTGCTGTGGAATGGCGATGCCAATGCGGGGTGGAGCCATCCCTTCGGCACCGATCAACTGGGCCGCGACATCCTTGCGCAGATGCTTTTTGGCGGGCGCGTGTCGATGGCCGTGGGCTGGATGGCCATGGCGCTGGCGCTGATTATTGGCACGGCAGTTGGCGTCCTCTCGGGCTTTTTCAAGCGGATGGACTTCTGGCTCATGCGTTTCACCGATCTCATCCTCAGCTTGCCGATCCTGCCGCTGGTGCTGTTGGCGGTGACACTCTTCGGGCAACCGCTGCGCTCGCAGTTTGGGCCTGAGGGCGGCATGTTCATCCTCATCGTTTCGGTCATCAGCCTGACCTCTTGGATGCAAACGGCACGGATCGTGCGGGGCGATATTCTGGCGCTCAAGGAGCGCGAGTTCATCCTTGCCGCCCGCTCTATCGGCACCACGCCGAGCAAGATCATCCGCCGCCACCTGCTGCCCAACGTGATCTCGCCTATCATGGTCTCGGCCACCCTTGGCTTGGCCACGGCGATCATCACCGAAAGCGCGCTAAGCTTTCTGGGCGTTGGCTTTCCTTCGGACTTCCCCACATGGGGCAAGCAGTTGGCCGATGCGGTGGACCGCATGCAAGAGTTCCCCGAGCGCGTGATGCTGCCCGGCATCGCCATCTCGCTGACCGTGCTCGCGGTGAACTACCTTGGCGATGGCCTGCGCGACGCGCTTGATCCGCGCATCCGTGGCCGCTGA
- a CDS encoding ABC transporter permease, with translation MLTFTIRRLLLSIPTLLFISLVIFLLLQLAPGDPMAQVPLTVPPEVKEKMREALGLGQPIYIQYWKWLVQVFWIEPQVFIDYLTNRSTLFGWLPDTALSDGKLRVISWQTRSPVMDIVIQRMPQTLWVVGLAYIVGIVIAIPIGIYSAYRHYSVFDQAGTFITMIGFSIPPFFTGPLLIVIFSVTLGWLPSIYDTTHVVNDWASFKVQFFQMIMPVMVLALQTTAQISRYMRGAMLDNLNQDYVRTARAKGLKESVVVMVHVLRNSMIPVVTIIALGMPAIFGGAIITENVFKVNGIGQLLLTALRANDLPMVMTLTFIFAVLIVLFNLIADILYGLLDPRIRYD, from the coding sequence ATGTTGACCTTCACCATCCGACGACTTCTTTTGTCGATCCCGACGCTTTTGTTTATCAGCCTGGTGATTTTCCTGCTGCTACAACTCGCCCCCGGCGACCCGATGGCCCAAGTGCCGCTGACGGTCCCGCCCGAGGTGAAAGAGAAAATGCGCGAGGCGCTTGGCCTCGGACAGCCAATCTATATCCAATACTGGAAATGGCTCGTGCAGGTCTTTTGGATCGAGCCGCAGGTTTTCATTGATTACCTGACCAACCGCTCCACGCTGTTCGGCTGGCTGCCTGACACCGCCCTGTCGGACGGCAAGCTGCGTGTGATCTCTTGGCAGACCCGTTCGCCTGTGATGGACATCGTGATCCAGCGCATGCCACAGACCCTCTGGGTTGTCGGGCTAGCCTATATCGTGGGCATCGTCATTGCGATCCCCATCGGCATCTACTCGGCCTACCGTCACTATTCGGTCTTCGATCAGGCTGGGACGTTCATCACCATGATCGGCTTTTCGATCCCGCCCTTCTTTACCGGGCCGCTGTTGATCGTGATCTTCTCAGTTACGCTTGGCTGGCTGCCGTCGATCTATGACACCACCCATGTGGTGAACGATTGGGCCAGCTTTAAGGTACAGTTCTTTCAGATGATCATGCCCGTCATGGTTCTGGCGCTGCAAACCACGGCGCAGATCAGCCGCTACATGCGGGGTGCCATGCTTGATAACCTTAACCAAGACTACGTGCGCACCGCCCGCGCCAAGGGGCTGAAGGAAAGCGTCGTCGTCATGGTTCATGTGCTGCGCAACTCGATGATCCCGGTGGTCACCATCATCGCGCTTGGCATGCCCGCCATCTTTGGCGGCGCCATCATCACCGAGAACGTCTTCAAGGTGAATGGCATCGGCCAGCTGCTGCTAACTGCGCTGCGCGCCAATGACCTGCCGATGGTGATGACCCTGACCTTTATCTTTGCGGTGTTGATCGTTCTGTTCAACCTGATCGCAGATATCCTCTACGGCCTGCTTGACCCAAGGATCCGTTATGACTGA